The following are encoded together in the Pseudidiomarina andamanensis genome:
- the msrA gene encoding peptide-methionine (S)-S-oxide reductase MsrA, which yields MTQQITLGGGCFWCLEGAFKQVRGVLKVQSGYAGGHKAEPTYEEVCKGDTGHAEVIQITFDPVALSVREIYEIFFALHDPTQVNRQGNDIGTQYRTSIFYQTDEQRRLAEEIIAEMEREQTWDAPIVTTIEALEKFWPAEEYHENYVERNPENAYCQAVVHPKLAKFKRTFAEKLDG from the coding sequence ATGACGCAACAAATTACATTAGGTGGCGGTTGCTTTTGGTGTCTTGAAGGCGCCTTTAAGCAGGTTCGCGGCGTACTGAAAGTTCAGTCAGGTTACGCTGGTGGTCATAAAGCCGAACCGACATACGAAGAAGTGTGCAAGGGCGATACGGGTCACGCTGAAGTGATTCAGATTACGTTTGACCCGGTTGCTCTGAGCGTACGTGAAATTTATGAGATCTTTTTTGCTCTGCATGATCCAACTCAGGTGAACCGTCAAGGCAACGACATTGGTACGCAATATCGCACCTCGATTTTCTATCAAACCGACGAGCAAAGACGTTTGGCGGAAGAGATTATTGCTGAAATGGAGCGCGAGCAAACGTGGGATGCGCCGATTGTGACGACTATTGAGGCGCTGGAGAAATTCTGGCCAGCTGAGGAATATCACGAGAATTACGTGGAACGCAATCCTGAAAACGCCTACTGCCAGGCGGTAGTACACCCGAAATTGGCGAAATTTAAACGTACATTTGCCGAGAAACTCGACGGCTAA